A region of Ictalurus furcatus strain D&B chromosome 1, Billie_1.0, whole genome shotgun sequence DNA encodes the following proteins:
- the rreb1a gene encoding ras-responsive element-binding protein 1 isoform X1, whose translation MSRRKQPNPNKVKLMESSAEEKKTREEVSSAIGTMEAEQTEERDRHAASPRKSAASVADAQIRAEKGKEGVDGADLSSITSMMSTVMKAAQLNGGVVVSNKTPAKTSSKSPSASRYARKSQDAKDDTSSFICPLCDKNCQTQHQFTMHIRQHNTDTGTSDHSCSICGKSLSSASSLDRHMLVHSGERPYKCSVCGQTFTTNGNMHRHMKIHDKDSSLSSSTSPPPSGKRKRPSAVISKKKPSHSDDGEQADEPSSKKVLEDGGVDDQTVSKEQEEQLPCPICFKTLSSKYELETHMEIHPDTAFRCDHCCISFRTHRGLLRHNAVIHKQLPTDPSGRPFIQNNPSIPLGFNDLAFIDFSCHKFPDIAQVWCETNLRRCASKLHRFVCETCDKAFPLNAALDLHKSTHDTSETKEESVSTQPSSTESPTSEKSSFMGSLGLQHISQVKPVPSEDDVLQAKLDSIRVIHVEPSLVQKESSFLGEISLSLVDPSSLRGLPQHEALKLLSLQPFQTGFLVQPDGGMVVKPVCGETGMELADIQQILKVASAAPNQISLPPLSKAPCSAVQSNYKQMPPLKPKPLVAPRTNMTTSTPPPLLSTQQASLGCISPSLPPPAGQFPKAAKELSPSSSSSSSTCTQASVEKMQMEADCMGDAHTPMDTDDQQIKQAEDKIREPSGKKGAGRKGSYPCRFCDQVFAYSGVLQAHMRYHLGILPHQCNICDYVAPDKATLIRHLRTHSGERPYVCRVCHYPFTVKANCERHLRKKHMKNTRKEIEKNIKYVTSSTSTPDELEQTGSGDTVCHLCGEDLKTYRALQIHVRIHNGFQRKPFECKCCGAAFLAKRNCIHHLLKQHPEIKEQDIEEHIATITVAPSQTSPKPSPLNGLPPSALLCPIKMEDLCIYNADQDQPLDFSNKNRGGNNAGNITVSPRIKMESSTYDDSMEPIDLSIPKNPDKTMKLNTDAVLQKEVKKEQTFLNIMDHTPVPGLQTDRAIDEKPQPLGCYQLPTALTTVGATSAAGRASRLKPLLPKPNSAGVKELPPLASIAQIISSVSGAPDLLKRDSPNGCPDSASDTSAEQFPQEGSKRRSNKRQTINTAREKREKPTMNSTDPSVDLESSGEFASVEKILATSNANKFSTYLKTNIMELERKEEEQSCNGDKKEAKDEKQTQAKQTPQPQQSKGKKNAYSNSVQKMTCPFCPRVFPWASSLQRHMLTHTGQKPYPCPKCEALFSTKSNCERHLLRKHGETNRILRQNGALPKAKETEECSPESAESMSETELLSGEAMELTNSGAEKPAASDAEKPSPAKPTEAAAVKPLLHQGEPEHQDVQESLKRKSTVNDDDTHSNKSLDLNFASKLIDFTFSESEQHGSSLAVDSDSHEPEESKLTCKSCNKSFRYPATLARHEKVHVLESTADVTNVDSKVDDAAESCEPKKDDVEDEVEKVERNGMAESEGAGSAMDSGSEDDREERSDEEGAASEPKNCEGGAELSGGKTDKRKKICGVCGKRFWSLQDLTRHMRSHTGERPYKCQTCERTFTLKHSLVRHQRIHQKPRGADGDMGRAGEEEGFSGGSGSERESSTNPPSENDRESTKEKEHESASATTREPEHNKEASITDNVETTPAIETPKDTPAEELASDSPTEVEQPDGFLQDLLEIHSKPDIERILPTSEPPLLGVE comes from the exons CGAGTCCGAGAAAGTCGGCGGCGAGTGTTGCGGATGCACAGATCCGTGCggagaaagggaaagagggagTGGATGGAGCAGACCTGTCATCCATCACCTCGATGATGAGCACTGTGATGAAAGCAGCTCAGCTGAATGGAGGGGTGGTGGTTTCCAACAAAACCCCCGCCAAGACTTCCAGTAAGAGCCCCAGCGCCAGCCGGTACGCCAGGAAGAGTCAG gATGCCAAGGATGACACCTCGTCTTTCATCTGCCCACTGTGTGACAAAAATTGTCAAACTCAGCACCAGTTTACGATGCATATTcgccag catAACACTGATACTGGAACTTCAGATCACTCGTGCAGTATCTGTGGAAAGAGCTTGAGCTCGGCCAGCTCTCTGGATCGCCACATGTTGGTGCACAGCGGTGAGAGGCCATACAAATGCTCTGTGTGCGGCCAGACCTTCACCACCAACGGCAACATGCACAG GCACATGAAGATCCACGATAAAGATTCTTCCCTCTCCAGCTCCACCAGCCCTCCACCATCCGGTAAACGGAAACGCCCCTCTGCTGTTATTTCCAAGAAGAAACCCAGCCATAGTGATGATGGAGAACAAGCTGATGAGCCATCCAGCAAAAAG GTTTTAGAAGATGGTGGAGTGGATGACCAGACTGTGAGCAAGGAGCAGGAGGAGCAGCTACCATGCCCCATTTGCTTCAAGACTCTCAGCTCCAAATATGAACTGGAAACTCATATGGAAATCCATCCTGACACTGCATTCAG GTGTGATCATTGTTGCATCTCATTTCGGACACACCGAGGTTTGCTCCGTCACAATGCTGTCATCCATAAGCAGCTGCCAACTGACCCCAGTGGACGCCCATTCATTCAGAACAACCCCTCCATACCCTTAGGCTTCAACGATCTAGCTTTTATTGATTTCTCCTGCCACAAATTTCCTGACATTGCCCAG GTTTGGTGTGAAACCAATCTACGCCGCTGCGCCAGCAAGCTTCATCGATTTGTGTGTGAGACCTGTGATAAAGCTTTCCCTTTAAATGCGGCATTAGACTTGCACAAGTCCACACATGACACTTCTGAAACCAAGGAAGAGTCTGTTTCCACCCAGCCTTCCAGTACAGAGTCCCCCACATCTGAGAAAAGTAGCTTCATGGGCTCTCTGGGTTTGCAACACATTTCTCAGGTCAAACCTGTACCCTCAGAGGACGATGTCTTGCAAGCAAAGCTAGACAGTATCCGAGTAATTCATGTGGAGCCATCATTGGTCCAAAAGGAGTCTAGCTTTCTTGGTGAGATTAGCTTGTCCCTGGTGGATCCATCATCTCTCCGGGGTCTGCCCCAGCACGAGGCACTCAAACTCCTTTCTTTACAGCCATTTCAGACTGGTTTTCTTGTCCAGCCAGACGGTGGGATGGTAGTAAAGCCAGTTTGTGGCGAGACTGGAATGGAACTGGCTGACATACAGCAGATCCTCAAAGTGGCTTCTGCTGCCCCAAACCAGATCAGTCTCCCTCCCTTGTCCAAGGCACCATGCAGTGCAGTGCAGTCAAACTACAAGCAGATGCCCCCACTCAAGCCAAAGCCTCTGGTGGCTCCCAGGACCAATATGACAACCTCCACTCCTCCTCCCCTTTTAAGCACCCAGCAGGCATCACTTGGTTGTATCAGCCCCAGTCTACCACCACCTGCTGGCCAGTTCCCAAAGGCTGCCAAGGAACTGtctccatcttcatcttcatcatcttctacTTGCACCCAGGCTTCTGTTGAAAAAATGCAAATGGAAGCTGATTGCATGGGTGATGCCCACACTCCCATGGACACAGATGACCAACAAATTAAGCAGGCAGAAGACAAGATAAGGGAGCCATCTGGAAAGAAGGGAGCAGGTCGCAAAGGTTCATACCCCTGTCGCTTTTGTGACCAGGTATTTGCATATTCAGGGGTACTACAGGCACACATGCGTTATCATCTGGGTATCTTGCCCCACCAGTGCAATATTTGTGACTATGTTGCTCCTGACAAAGCCACACTGATTCGTCATCTGCGCACTCACAGTGGTGAGCGTCCTTACGTCTGCCGAGTCTGCCATTACCCATTCACTGTTAAAGCCAACTGTGAACGCCACCTTCGCAAGAAACACATGAAGAACACTCGTAAGGAAATTGAGAAAAATATCAAGTACGTTACCTCATCCACGTCGACGCCCGATGAATTAGAACAAACTGGCTCAGGTGACACTGTCTGTCATTTATGTGGTGAGGACCTTAAGACCTACCGAGCCCTACAGATCCACGTGCGTATCCACAATGGTTTCCAGAGAAAGCCATTTGAGTGTAAATGCTGTGGAGCGGCCTTTTTGGCCAAGCGTAACTGTATCCACCACCTACTGAAACAGCACCCTGAGATCAAAGAGCAGGACATAGAAGAGCATATAGCTACCATCACTGTTGCTCCATCTCAGACAAGCCCTAAACCTTCTCCACTCAATGGACTGCCACCAAGTGCTTTGCTTTGTCCCATTAAAATGGAGGATCTGTGTATCTATAATGCAGATCAGGACCAACCGCTGGACTTCTCAAACAAAAACCGGGGAGGTAACAATGCTGGAAACATCACTGTTTCTCCTCGAATCAAGATGGAGTCTTCCACTTATGATGATTCCATGGAGCCCATTGATCTCTCTATTCCCAAGAATCCAGATAAAACGATGAAGTTAAATACTGATGCAGTGTTgcaaaaagaagtaaaaaaggaGCAGACATTCCTTAACATAATGGATCACACACCTGTCCCGGGCCTACAAACAGACAGAGCCATTGATGAGAAACCCCAGCCGCTTGGGTGCTACCAGCTTCCCACTGCCTTGACCACTGTTGGTGCAACCAGTGCAGCAGGTCGTGCCTCGCGGTTAAAACCCCTGCTACCTAAACCAAATTCTGCTGGTGTGAAGGAGCTCCCACCATTGGCCTCCATTGCCCAGATTATCTCTTCTGTCTCTGGTGCCCCCGACCTCCTGAAACGAGATAGTCCTAATGGCTGTCCTGATTCTGCCTCAGACACCTCAGCTGAGCAGTTTCCCCAAGAGGGATCCAAAAGGAGAAGCAATAAAAGACAAACCATCAACACAGCtagggaaaagagagaaaagcctACAATGAATTCAACAGACCCTAGTGTTGACCTAGAGTCCAGTGGGGAATTTGCCAGTGTGGAGAAGATTCTGGCCACCAGTAATGCCAATAAATTTAGCACCTACTTAAAAACCAACATAATGGAActagaaaggaaagaagaagagcaATCATGTAATGGTGACAAGAAGGAAGCAAAAGATGAAAAACAGACGCAAGCCAAGCAGACCCCACAGCCTCAGCAGTCCAAAGGGAAGAAGAATGCATACTCAAACTCCGTGCAAAAAATGACTTGCCCGTTCTGTCCCAGAGTCTTTCCATGGGCCAGCTCACTCCAACGCCACATGCTGACACACACAG GTCAAAAGCCGTACCCTTGCCCTAAATGCGAAGCCCTGTTCTCAACCAAGTCCAACTGTGAGCGCCATCTTTTGCGCAAGCACGGTGAAACCAATAGAATCCTCCGGCAAAATGGTGCATTACCTAAAGCCAAGGAGACAGAGGAGTGCTCACCAGAAAGTGCCG AGAGCATGTCTGAAACGGAGCTCCTTAGCGGTGAGGCAATGGAGCTGACAAATTCTGGAGCTGAAAAGCCAGCTGCATCGGATGCTGAGAAACCCTCCCCAGCCAAACCCACagaggcagctgcagtaaagccTCTCCTCCACCAGGGGGAGCCAGAACACCAAGATGTGCAAGAGTCGTTGAAGAGAAAAAGCACAGTTAATGATGACGATACCCACAGCAATAAGAGCCTGGACCTGAACTTTGCCAGCAAATTAATCGACTTTACGTTCTCAGAGAGCGAACAACACGGGTCCTCTCTTGCAGTAGACAGCGATTCACATGAACCGGAAGAGTCCAAGCTGACCTGCAAGAGCTGCAACAAGAGCTTCAGATACCCTGCCACTCTGGCACGACATGAAAAAGTTCACGTGTTAGAAAGTACAGCCGATGTCACTAATGTGGACTCCAAAGTGGACGACGCGGCAGAGTCTTGTGAACCGAAAAAGGATGACGTAGAAGACGAGGTAGAGAAAGTGGAGCGAAACGGGATGGCAGAAAGTGAAGGAGCAGGAAGTGCGATGGACAGTGGCTCTGAGGACGACAGGGAGGAGAGGAGTGATGAAGAAGGAGCTGCGAGTGAACCAAAGAACTGTGAAGGGGGGGCTGAATTGTCTGGGGGCAAAACTGACAAGAGGAAGAAGATATGTGGGGTGTGTGGCAAACGCTTCTGGAGCCTTCAGGATCTGACAAGACACATGCGCTCTCACACAG GTGAGCGGCCCTACAAGTGTCAGACCTGCGAGCGCACATTCACCCTGAAACACAGCCTGGTCAGGCACCAGCGTATCCACCAGAAACCCCGTGGTGCAGATGGAGACATGGGGAGAGCTGGAGAGGAGGAGGGATTCAGCGGGGGCTCAGGTAGTGAGAGGGAATCCAGCACGAACCCTCCATCTGAAAACGATCGTGAAAGCACGAAGGAGAAAGAGCACGAGTCTGCCTCCGCCACAACTAGGGAGCCGGAACATAATAAAGAAGCTTCCATCACAGACAATGTAGAAACCACACCAGCTATAGAGACACCCAAAGATACTCCAGCAGAGGAACTAGCCTCAGATTCACCCACAGAGGTGGAGCAACCAGACGGATTTCTGCAAGACTTGCTGGAGATCCATTCCAAGCCTGATATTGAGCGCATCCTCCCTACCAGTGAGCCTCCTCTCCTCGGGGTGGAGTGA
- the rreb1a gene encoding ras-responsive element-binding protein 1 isoform X2 — protein MSRRKQPNPNKVKLMESSAEEKKTREEVSSAIGTMEAEQTEERDRHAASPRKSAASVADAQIRAEKGKEGVDGADLSSITSMMSTVMKAAQLNGGVVVSNKTPAKTSSKSPSASRYARKSQDAKDDTSSFICPLCDKNCQTQHQFTMHIRQHNTDTGTSDHSCSICGKSLSSASSLDRHMLVHSGERPYKCSVCGQTFTTNGNMHRHMKIHDKDSSLSSSTSPPPSGKRKRPSAVISKKKPSHSDDGEQADEPSSKKQVLEDGGVDDQTVSKEQEEQLPCPICFKTLSSKYELETHMEIHPDTAFRCDHCCISFRTHRGLLRHNAVIHKQLPTDPSGRPFIQNNPSIPLGFNDLAFIDFSCHKFPDIAQVWCETNLRRCASKLHRFVCETCDKAFPLNAALDLHKSTHDTSETKEESVSTQPSSTESPTSEKSSFMGSLGLQHISQVKPVPSEDDVLQAKLDSIRVIHVEPSLVQKESSFLGEISLSLVDPSSLRGLPQHEALKLLSLQPFQTGFLVQPDGGMVVKPVCGETGMELADIQQILKVASAAPNQISLPPLSKAPCSAVQSNYKQMPPLKPKPLVAPRTNMTTSTPPPLLSTQQASLGCISPSLPPPAGQFPKAAKELSPSSSSSSSTCTQASVEKMQMEADCMGDAHTPMDTDDQQIKQAEDKIREPSGKKGAGRKGSYPCRFCDQVFAYSGVLQAHMRYHLGILPHQCNICDYVAPDKATLIRHLRTHSGERPYVCRVCHYPFTVKANCERHLRKKHMKNTRKEIEKNIKYVTSSTSTPDELEQTGSGDTVCHLCGEDLKTYRALQIHVRIHNGFQRKPFECKCCGAAFLAKRNCIHHLLKQHPEIKEQDIEEHIATITVAPSQTSPKPSPLNGLPPSALLCPIKMEDLCIYNADQDQPLDFSNKNRGGNNAGNITVSPRIKMESSTYDDSMEPIDLSIPKNPDKTMKLNTDAVLQKEVKKEQTFLNIMDHTPVPGLQTDRAIDEKPQPLGCYQLPTALTTVGATSAAGRASRLKPLLPKPNSAGVKELPPLASIAQIISSVSGAPDLLKRDSPNGCPDSASDTSAEQFPQEGSKRRSNKRQTINTAREKREKPTMNSTDPSVDLESSGEFASVEKILATSNANKFSTYLKTNIMELERKEEEQSCNGDKKEAKDEKQTQAKQTPQPQQSKGKKNAYSNSVQKMTCPFCPRVFPWASSLQRHMLTHTESMSETELLSGEAMELTNSGAEKPAASDAEKPSPAKPTEAAAVKPLLHQGEPEHQDVQESLKRKSTVNDDDTHSNKSLDLNFASKLIDFTFSESEQHGSSLAVDSDSHEPEESKLTCKSCNKSFRYPATLARHEKVHVLESTADVTNVDSKVDDAAESCEPKKDDVEDEVEKVERNGMAESEGAGSAMDSGSEDDREERSDEEGAASEPKNCEGGAELSGGKTDKRKKICGVCGKRFWSLQDLTRHMRSHTGERPYKCQTCERTFTLKHSLVRHQRIHQKPRGADGDMGRAGEEEGFSGGSGSERESSTNPPSENDRESTKEKEHESASATTREPEHNKEASITDNVETTPAIETPKDTPAEELASDSPTEVEQPDGFLQDLLEIHSKPDIERILPTSEPPLLGVE, from the exons CGAGTCCGAGAAAGTCGGCGGCGAGTGTTGCGGATGCACAGATCCGTGCggagaaagggaaagagggagTGGATGGAGCAGACCTGTCATCCATCACCTCGATGATGAGCACTGTGATGAAAGCAGCTCAGCTGAATGGAGGGGTGGTGGTTTCCAACAAAACCCCCGCCAAGACTTCCAGTAAGAGCCCCAGCGCCAGCCGGTACGCCAGGAAGAGTCAG gATGCCAAGGATGACACCTCGTCTTTCATCTGCCCACTGTGTGACAAAAATTGTCAAACTCAGCACCAGTTTACGATGCATATTcgccag catAACACTGATACTGGAACTTCAGATCACTCGTGCAGTATCTGTGGAAAGAGCTTGAGCTCGGCCAGCTCTCTGGATCGCCACATGTTGGTGCACAGCGGTGAGAGGCCATACAAATGCTCTGTGTGCGGCCAGACCTTCACCACCAACGGCAACATGCACAG GCACATGAAGATCCACGATAAAGATTCTTCCCTCTCCAGCTCCACCAGCCCTCCACCATCCGGTAAACGGAAACGCCCCTCTGCTGTTATTTCCAAGAAGAAACCCAGCCATAGTGATGATGGAGAACAAGCTGATGAGCCATCCAGCAAAAAG CAGGTTTTAGAAGATGGTGGAGTGGATGACCAGACTGTGAGCAAGGAGCAGGAGGAGCAGCTACCATGCCCCATTTGCTTCAAGACTCTCAGCTCCAAATATGAACTGGAAACTCATATGGAAATCCATCCTGACACTGCATTCAG GTGTGATCATTGTTGCATCTCATTTCGGACACACCGAGGTTTGCTCCGTCACAATGCTGTCATCCATAAGCAGCTGCCAACTGACCCCAGTGGACGCCCATTCATTCAGAACAACCCCTCCATACCCTTAGGCTTCAACGATCTAGCTTTTATTGATTTCTCCTGCCACAAATTTCCTGACATTGCCCAG GTTTGGTGTGAAACCAATCTACGCCGCTGCGCCAGCAAGCTTCATCGATTTGTGTGTGAGACCTGTGATAAAGCTTTCCCTTTAAATGCGGCATTAGACTTGCACAAGTCCACACATGACACTTCTGAAACCAAGGAAGAGTCTGTTTCCACCCAGCCTTCCAGTACAGAGTCCCCCACATCTGAGAAAAGTAGCTTCATGGGCTCTCTGGGTTTGCAACACATTTCTCAGGTCAAACCTGTACCCTCAGAGGACGATGTCTTGCAAGCAAAGCTAGACAGTATCCGAGTAATTCATGTGGAGCCATCATTGGTCCAAAAGGAGTCTAGCTTTCTTGGTGAGATTAGCTTGTCCCTGGTGGATCCATCATCTCTCCGGGGTCTGCCCCAGCACGAGGCACTCAAACTCCTTTCTTTACAGCCATTTCAGACTGGTTTTCTTGTCCAGCCAGACGGTGGGATGGTAGTAAAGCCAGTTTGTGGCGAGACTGGAATGGAACTGGCTGACATACAGCAGATCCTCAAAGTGGCTTCTGCTGCCCCAAACCAGATCAGTCTCCCTCCCTTGTCCAAGGCACCATGCAGTGCAGTGCAGTCAAACTACAAGCAGATGCCCCCACTCAAGCCAAAGCCTCTGGTGGCTCCCAGGACCAATATGACAACCTCCACTCCTCCTCCCCTTTTAAGCACCCAGCAGGCATCACTTGGTTGTATCAGCCCCAGTCTACCACCACCTGCTGGCCAGTTCCCAAAGGCTGCCAAGGAACTGtctccatcttcatcttcatcatcttctacTTGCACCCAGGCTTCTGTTGAAAAAATGCAAATGGAAGCTGATTGCATGGGTGATGCCCACACTCCCATGGACACAGATGACCAACAAATTAAGCAGGCAGAAGACAAGATAAGGGAGCCATCTGGAAAGAAGGGAGCAGGTCGCAAAGGTTCATACCCCTGTCGCTTTTGTGACCAGGTATTTGCATATTCAGGGGTACTACAGGCACACATGCGTTATCATCTGGGTATCTTGCCCCACCAGTGCAATATTTGTGACTATGTTGCTCCTGACAAAGCCACACTGATTCGTCATCTGCGCACTCACAGTGGTGAGCGTCCTTACGTCTGCCGAGTCTGCCATTACCCATTCACTGTTAAAGCCAACTGTGAACGCCACCTTCGCAAGAAACACATGAAGAACACTCGTAAGGAAATTGAGAAAAATATCAAGTACGTTACCTCATCCACGTCGACGCCCGATGAATTAGAACAAACTGGCTCAGGTGACACTGTCTGTCATTTATGTGGTGAGGACCTTAAGACCTACCGAGCCCTACAGATCCACGTGCGTATCCACAATGGTTTCCAGAGAAAGCCATTTGAGTGTAAATGCTGTGGAGCGGCCTTTTTGGCCAAGCGTAACTGTATCCACCACCTACTGAAACAGCACCCTGAGATCAAAGAGCAGGACATAGAAGAGCATATAGCTACCATCACTGTTGCTCCATCTCAGACAAGCCCTAAACCTTCTCCACTCAATGGACTGCCACCAAGTGCTTTGCTTTGTCCCATTAAAATGGAGGATCTGTGTATCTATAATGCAGATCAGGACCAACCGCTGGACTTCTCAAACAAAAACCGGGGAGGTAACAATGCTGGAAACATCACTGTTTCTCCTCGAATCAAGATGGAGTCTTCCACTTATGATGATTCCATGGAGCCCATTGATCTCTCTATTCCCAAGAATCCAGATAAAACGATGAAGTTAAATACTGATGCAGTGTTgcaaaaagaagtaaaaaaggaGCAGACATTCCTTAACATAATGGATCACACACCTGTCCCGGGCCTACAAACAGACAGAGCCATTGATGAGAAACCCCAGCCGCTTGGGTGCTACCAGCTTCCCACTGCCTTGACCACTGTTGGTGCAACCAGTGCAGCAGGTCGTGCCTCGCGGTTAAAACCCCTGCTACCTAAACCAAATTCTGCTGGTGTGAAGGAGCTCCCACCATTGGCCTCCATTGCCCAGATTATCTCTTCTGTCTCTGGTGCCCCCGACCTCCTGAAACGAGATAGTCCTAATGGCTGTCCTGATTCTGCCTCAGACACCTCAGCTGAGCAGTTTCCCCAAGAGGGATCCAAAAGGAGAAGCAATAAAAGACAAACCATCAACACAGCtagggaaaagagagaaaagcctACAATGAATTCAACAGACCCTAGTGTTGACCTAGAGTCCAGTGGGGAATTTGCCAGTGTGGAGAAGATTCTGGCCACCAGTAATGCCAATAAATTTAGCACCTACTTAAAAACCAACATAATGGAActagaaaggaaagaagaagagcaATCATGTAATGGTGACAAGAAGGAAGCAAAAGATGAAAAACAGACGCAAGCCAAGCAGACCCCACAGCCTCAGCAGTCCAAAGGGAAGAAGAATGCATACTCAAACTCCGTGCAAAAAATGACTTGCCCGTTCTGTCCCAGAGTCTTTCCATGGGCCAGCTCACTCCAACGCCACATGCTGACACACACAG AGAGCATGTCTGAAACGGAGCTCCTTAGCGGTGAGGCAATGGAGCTGACAAATTCTGGAGCTGAAAAGCCAGCTGCATCGGATGCTGAGAAACCCTCCCCAGCCAAACCCACagaggcagctgcagtaaagccTCTCCTCCACCAGGGGGAGCCAGAACACCAAGATGTGCAAGAGTCGTTGAAGAGAAAAAGCACAGTTAATGATGACGATACCCACAGCAATAAGAGCCTGGACCTGAACTTTGCCAGCAAATTAATCGACTTTACGTTCTCAGAGAGCGAACAACACGGGTCCTCTCTTGCAGTAGACAGCGATTCACATGAACCGGAAGAGTCCAAGCTGACCTGCAAGAGCTGCAACAAGAGCTTCAGATACCCTGCCACTCTGGCACGACATGAAAAAGTTCACGTGTTAGAAAGTACAGCCGATGTCACTAATGTGGACTCCAAAGTGGACGACGCGGCAGAGTCTTGTGAACCGAAAAAGGATGACGTAGAAGACGAGGTAGAGAAAGTGGAGCGAAACGGGATGGCAGAAAGTGAAGGAGCAGGAAGTGCGATGGACAGTGGCTCTGAGGACGACAGGGAGGAGAGGAGTGATGAAGAAGGAGCTGCGAGTGAACCAAAGAACTGTGAAGGGGGGGCTGAATTGTCTGGGGGCAAAACTGACAAGAGGAAGAAGATATGTGGGGTGTGTGGCAAACGCTTCTGGAGCCTTCAGGATCTGACAAGACACATGCGCTCTCACACAG GTGAGCGGCCCTACAAGTGTCAGACCTGCGAGCGCACATTCACCCTGAAACACAGCCTGGTCAGGCACCAGCGTATCCACCAGAAACCCCGTGGTGCAGATGGAGACATGGGGAGAGCTGGAGAGGAGGAGGGATTCAGCGGGGGCTCAGGTAGTGAGAGGGAATCCAGCACGAACCCTCCATCTGAAAACGATCGTGAAAGCACGAAGGAGAAAGAGCACGAGTCTGCCTCCGCCACAACTAGGGAGCCGGAACATAATAAAGAAGCTTCCATCACAGACAATGTAGAAACCACACCAGCTATAGAGACACCCAAAGATACTCCAGCAGAGGAACTAGCCTCAGATTCACCCACAGAGGTGGAGCAACCAGACGGATTTCTGCAAGACTTGCTGGAGATCCATTCCAAGCCTGATATTGAGCGCATCCTCCCTACCAGTGAGCCTCCTCTCCTCGGGGTGGAGTGA